The Streptomyces sp. NL15-2K genome contains a region encoding:
- a CDS encoding CaiB/BaiF CoA-transferase family protein, giving the protein MTAEGPLAGVTVVAVEQAVSAPLCTRALGDLGARIIKVEGPDGGDFTRHYDDVVHGLAAHFVWVNRGKESVVLDLKSPQGMNVLHRLLDRADVFVSNLAPGSAAKIGITADDLAARHPDLITMEIDGYGPGGPLSHKRAYDMLVQAEAGACAITGLPGAPAKPGPPMADVCTGLYAALTITALLAERGRTGRGRSPGPTSVSASASASASASASASASASASASASASASVSMFDTVTELMGYALTYTRHTGIDQKPVGMGSPAVAPYGAYLTADGHTVVLGTTNDREWQRYARDLLGRPDLADDDRLSTTAGRVAEREWLDGEIARWCAERTLGVIQAAADAAGIGNAKLNKPSEVLAHPQLAARDRWREIGTPGGPSPALLPPPVLRGRVAPMGDVPALGEHTEALLHELGFTEDELTSPDTSVGVRAATAAAPDVSAPAGSEQR; this is encoded by the coding sequence GTGACGGCGGAAGGACCCTTGGCCGGTGTCACCGTGGTCGCGGTGGAGCAGGCCGTCTCGGCCCCGTTGTGCACGCGGGCGCTCGGCGATCTCGGTGCCCGGATCATCAAGGTGGAGGGACCGGACGGCGGCGACTTCACCCGCCACTACGACGACGTGGTGCACGGCCTCGCCGCCCACTTCGTGTGGGTGAACCGGGGCAAGGAGTCGGTCGTCCTCGATCTGAAGTCCCCGCAGGGGATGAACGTCCTCCACCGGCTGCTCGACCGGGCGGACGTGTTCGTATCGAACCTCGCACCCGGGTCCGCCGCCAAAATCGGCATCACGGCCGACGACCTGGCGGCACGTCACCCCGACCTCATCACCATGGAGATCGACGGTTACGGGCCCGGTGGACCGCTCTCCCACAAACGCGCCTACGACATGCTCGTCCAGGCCGAGGCGGGCGCGTGCGCCATCACGGGCCTGCCGGGCGCACCGGCCAAGCCCGGGCCGCCGATGGCGGACGTGTGCACCGGCCTGTACGCGGCGTTGACGATCACGGCGCTCCTTGCCGAGCGGGGGCGGACCGGCCGGGGGCGCTCCCCCGGCCCGACCTCCGTCTCCGCCTCCGCCTCCGCCTCCGCCTCCGCCTCAGCCTCAGCCTCAGCCTCAGCCTCAGCCTCAGCCTCAGCCTCAGCCTCAGCCTCAGTGAGCATGTTCGACACGGTGACGGAGCTGATGGGCTACGCGCTCACGTACACCCGGCACACCGGCATCGACCAGAAGCCCGTCGGCATGGGTTCGCCTGCCGTGGCGCCGTACGGGGCGTACCTCACCGCCGACGGTCACACGGTGGTGCTCGGCACCACGAACGACCGCGAGTGGCAGCGCTACGCCCGTGATCTCCTCGGCCGGCCGGACCTGGCGGACGACGACCGACTGTCCACGACGGCCGGCCGGGTCGCCGAACGGGAGTGGCTGGACGGAGAGATCGCGCGGTGGTGTGCGGAGCGGACGCTCGGCGTCATCCAGGCGGCCGCCGACGCGGCCGGCATCGGAAACGCGAAGCTCAACAAGCCCAGCGAGGTCCTGGCCCATCCCCAGCTGGCCGCCCGCGACCGCTGGCGCGAGATCGGCACGCCGGGCGGGCCCAGTCCGGCGCTGCTGCCGCCTCCCGTGCTGCGAGGACGTGTCGCGCCCATGGGAGATGTGCCTGCCCTGGGTGAGCACACCGAGGCGTTGTTGCACGAACTCGGCTTCACCGAGGACGAGTTGACCTCTCCCGATACATCAGTAGGTGTGCGGGCCGCGACTGCCGCTGCCCCGGACGTTTCCGCGCCGGCCGGAAGCGAGCAACGATGA
- a CDS encoding SDR family oxidoreductase: MSGRDFADRKGAALVAGGTGAIGAAIVRTLARRGSAVAFTFRSNESAAQDLMAELRTEGARIRPLRADLAVEEDASTAVRETVSDFGGLHTLVYAAGPHVPMVHLSQVAPGRYREQLHTDALAFYNLVHPSLTALRERGGNAVAVTTAATRRYPVRDGLSAGTKGAVEAVVRALAAEEGRYGVRFNCVGPGMLTDGIAARLIDSGELDADALAVTRRNIPLRRFGCAQDIAEAVAFLASDRAGFITGQHLAVDGGYSV, encoded by the coding sequence TTGTCCGGGAGAGACTTCGCCGACCGGAAGGGCGCCGCGCTGGTCGCGGGCGGAACCGGAGCCATCGGCGCGGCGATCGTACGCACCCTGGCCCGGCGCGGCAGCGCTGTGGCCTTCACGTTCCGGTCCAACGAGTCCGCCGCCCAGGACCTCATGGCCGAATTGAGGACGGAAGGCGCTCGCATCCGTCCCCTGCGCGCCGACTTGGCGGTTGAGGAGGACGCCTCCACCGCCGTCCGGGAGACCGTCTCCGACTTCGGCGGGCTGCACACGCTGGTGTACGCGGCCGGTCCACACGTACCCATGGTGCACCTGAGTCAGGTGGCGCCGGGCCGCTACCGGGAGCAGCTGCACACCGACGCCCTGGCGTTCTACAACCTCGTGCATCCGTCGCTCACCGCGCTGCGGGAGCGTGGTGGGAACGCCGTCGCGGTGACGACGGCCGCCACCCGCCGTTACCCGGTGCGCGATGGCCTGTCCGCCGGCACGAAGGGTGCGGTGGAGGCCGTTGTACGGGCGCTGGCCGCCGAGGAGGGGCGGTACGGCGTGCGGTTCAACTGTGTGGGGCCCGGGATGCTCACGGACGGGATCGCGGCCCGCCTGATCGACAGCGGGGAACTGGACGCGGACGCGCTCGCCGTGACGCGTCGCAACATCCCGCTGCGCCGGTTCGGCTGCGCGCAGGACATCGCCGAGGCCGTTGCCTTCCTGGCGTCCGACCGGGCCGGTTTCATCACCGGCCAGCACCTCGCGGTCGACGGGGGCTACAGCGTCTGA
- a CDS encoding enoyl-CoA hydratase-related protein, with translation MSDNEVLLSHDDGQGVRTLVLNRPHRRNALDDRLWRALRDALTKAGEDRDVRALVITGAGGAFCSGADISGGPRAEHPAYRMRTLSEVALLLHELPVPTVAKVTGVAVGAGWNLALGCDLVVATPTATFSQIFARRGLSLDLGGSWLLPRLVGLQQAKRLALLAETLDAEQARALHLVTWVVPDAEVDAFTDDLCARLVGGPPVALAQSKALLNEGADRTLRDALANEARAQAVNFATSDAAEAYAAFAQGRDAHFTGTWAVPVNTLSGPATEETANSDA, from the coding sequence ATGAGCGACAACGAGGTTCTCCTCTCCCACGACGACGGACAAGGTGTGCGCACCCTCGTCCTCAATCGGCCGCACCGCAGGAACGCGCTCGACGACAGGCTGTGGCGGGCCCTGCGGGACGCGCTCACGAAGGCGGGCGAGGACCGTGACGTACGTGCCCTCGTCATCACAGGTGCGGGCGGCGCGTTCTGCTCCGGGGCCGACATCTCCGGTGGCCCGCGTGCCGAACACCCGGCGTATCGCATGCGCACCCTGAGCGAGGTGGCCCTGCTCCTGCACGAACTTCCCGTGCCGACCGTCGCCAAGGTCACCGGTGTGGCGGTCGGCGCGGGGTGGAATCTCGCGCTGGGCTGCGATCTGGTGGTGGCCACGCCGACGGCCACGTTCTCGCAGATCTTCGCGCGGCGCGGACTCTCGCTCGACCTGGGCGGCTCCTGGCTGCTGCCCAGGCTCGTAGGGCTGCAGCAGGCCAAGCGTCTCGCTCTGCTCGCCGAGACCCTCGACGCCGAACAGGCCAGGGCGTTGCATCTGGTGACCTGGGTGGTGCCCGACGCGGAGGTCGACGCCTTCACGGACGACCTGTGCGCCCGCCTCGTCGGCGGCCCGCCCGTGGCCCTGGCCCAGAGCAAGGCACTGCTCAACGAGGGAGCGGATCGCACACTGCGGGACGCACTCGCGAACGAGGCCCGCGCTCAGGCCGTCAACTTCGCCACGAGCGACGCGGCCGAGGCGTACGCGGCCTTCGCGCAAGGGCGCGACGCCCACTTCACCGGCACCTGGGCGGTGCCCGTGAACACCCTGTCCGGCCCCGCCACCGAGGAGACAGCGAACAGTGATGCGTGA
- a CDS encoding amidohydrolase family protein, whose protein sequence is MLIKDVEVEGRGRVDVRVRDGRIAEVGGHLGGRVGIHGRGGALLPGLHDHHVHLAALAAEPASVRVGPDDVTGLDQLAEALRAGPPGEWVRAVGYHGSVAGELDRATLDRLVADRPVRVQHRSGELWVWNGAALRAAGLDDTGDGRFWRSDERLRASVPPMPLDLTGVGRRAAARGVTGFTNADPHPADGLRELLLRDLPQRVTVMSLDRRAPVKIRLDDLTLPLPDELAQRIARARPRPVAVHCVTRVQLLVTLLALDEAGSVPGDRIEHGAVIPVESLAWLRRLGVTVVTQPHFPVERALAYEADVHPDDRPHLYRCGTLVAAGIPVAAGTDAPYGTADPWAVMRMAVGRAGPEALPPRAALGLFLGTPLAPGGPRRTVAPGAPADLCLLHLPLSAALDDLTADAVRATLVAGQTL, encoded by the coding sequence GTGCTGATCAAAGACGTCGAAGTCGAGGGCCGTGGCCGGGTCGACGTACGGGTGAGGGACGGGCGTATCGCCGAGGTCGGCGGACACCTGGGTGGTCGCGTCGGAATCCACGGGCGGGGCGGCGCCCTGCTGCCGGGGCTGCACGATCACCATGTCCACCTCGCTGCCCTGGCGGCCGAACCGGCTTCGGTGCGCGTCGGCCCGGACGACGTCACGGGGCTCGACCAACTCGCCGAAGCCCTGCGGGCCGGGCCGCCGGGGGAGTGGGTCCGGGCGGTCGGGTACCACGGGAGTGTCGCCGGTGAGCTGGATCGTGCGACGCTCGACCGGCTGGTGGCCGATCGGCCGGTGCGCGTGCAGCACCGCAGTGGTGAGCTGTGGGTGTGGAACGGGGCCGCACTCCGGGCCGCGGGCCTGGACGACACGGGGGACGGGCGGTTCTGGCGGTCGGACGAGCGCCTGCGCGCCTCAGTTCCGCCAATGCCGTTGGATCTGACCGGAGTTGGCCGTAGGGCAGCTGCTCGCGGTGTCACCGGCTTCACCAACGCGGACCCGCACCCGGCCGACGGCCTGCGCGAACTGCTGCTCCGGGACCTGCCGCAACGGGTCACCGTGATGAGCCTGGACCGTCGGGCGCCCGTGAAGATCCGTCTGGACGACCTCACGCTGCCCCTTCCCGACGAGTTGGCGCAGCGCATCGCGCGGGCCCGGCCGCGTCCCGTGGCCGTCCACTGCGTCACCCGCGTCCAGCTCCTCGTGACCCTGCTCGCACTCGACGAGGCAGGAAGCGTGCCCGGCGACCGCATCGAGCACGGCGCCGTGATCCCCGTCGAATCTCTGGCGTGGCTGCGGCGCCTCGGCGTCACCGTGGTCACGCAGCCGCACTTCCCGGTCGAGCGCGCCCTCGCGTACGAGGCCGATGTGCACCCCGACGACCGGCCCCACCTCTACCGCTGCGGAACGCTCGTCGCCGCCGGGATCCCTGTCGCCGCCGGTACCGACGCACCGTACGGAACCGCGGATCCGTGGGCGGTGATGCGGATGGCCGTTGGGCGGGCCGGCCCCGAAGCGCTCCCGCCTCGCGCGGCCCTCGGCCTCTTCCTGGGCACGCCCCTGGCTCCGGGCGGCCCGCGACGGACCGTGGCGCCCGGCGCACCGGCGGACCTGTGCCTGCTCCACCTGCCGCTGAGTGCCGCCCTCGACGACCTGACCGCCGATGCCGTACGCGCCACACTCGTGGCCGGTCAGACGCTGTAG
- a CDS encoding acyl-CoA dehydrogenase family protein, whose translation MRRDLFTADHESFRRLVRDFVAREVVPHYEEWERAGQLPRGVFERLGELGVMGLALPEEHGGAGVDDYRYNVILQEEAARALVTLGTVRTQLDVILPYFLTYANKEQRARWFPGLAAGKLLTAIAMTEPGTGSDLAGIRTTAVRDGDHYVLSGAKTFITGGLLADLVIVVARTASVPDNRRAGLTLLVVEDGMPGFSRGRELDKIGIRVQDTVELAFDDVRVPVANRLGEEGEAFSYLGRNLPQERMTVAVGSVAQTRAALETTLAYVKDRTVFGSSVASFQNTKFELAAVATEIEAAQTMLDRAVLELVEGRLSGADAAKVKLFCTETQGRCVDRCLQLFGGYGYIREYPIARLYADARITRIYAGTSEVMKVIVAKSLGL comes from the coding sequence GTGCGCCGCGACCTCTTCACCGCCGACCACGAGTCCTTCCGCCGCCTCGTACGCGACTTCGTCGCGCGTGAGGTCGTCCCGCACTACGAGGAGTGGGAGCGGGCCGGGCAACTGCCCCGAGGCGTCTTCGAGCGACTCGGGGAGCTGGGTGTCATGGGCCTCGCGCTCCCCGAGGAGCACGGAGGCGCGGGCGTCGACGACTACCGGTACAACGTGATCCTGCAGGAGGAGGCCGCCCGCGCTCTGGTCACCCTCGGCACGGTCCGCACCCAACTCGACGTCATCCTGCCGTACTTCTTGACGTACGCGAACAAGGAGCAGCGCGCCCGCTGGTTCCCCGGCCTCGCCGCCGGCAAGCTCCTGACCGCCATCGCCATGACCGAGCCCGGCACGGGGTCCGACCTGGCCGGTATCCGGACGACGGCTGTACGGGACGGCGACCACTACGTCCTGAGCGGCGCCAAGACGTTCATCACCGGCGGACTCCTGGCCGACCTGGTGATCGTCGTGGCCCGTACCGCGTCCGTTCCGGACAACCGCAGGGCGGGCCTGACGTTGCTCGTCGTCGAGGACGGCATGCCCGGTTTCAGCCGTGGCCGCGAGCTCGACAAGATCGGCATCAGGGTCCAGGACACCGTCGAGCTCGCCTTCGACGACGTGCGGGTCCCGGTGGCCAACCGGCTCGGCGAGGAGGGTGAGGCGTTCTCCTACCTCGGCCGCAATCTCCCGCAGGAGCGGATGACCGTCGCCGTCGGATCGGTCGCGCAGACCCGGGCGGCACTCGAGACGACCCTCGCGTACGTCAAGGACCGCACGGTGTTCGGCAGCTCCGTGGCGTCGTTCCAGAACACCAAGTTCGAACTGGCCGCGGTCGCCACGGAGATCGAGGCCGCGCAGACGATGCTCGACCGCGCGGTCCTGGAGCTGGTCGAGGGGAGGCTCTCGGGCGCGGACGCGGCGAAGGTCAAGCTGTTCTGCACCGAGACGCAGGGCCGCTGCGTGGACCGGTGCCTTCAGCTCTTCGGCGGCTACGGCTACATACGGGAGTACCCGATCGCCCGGTTGTACGCCGACGCGCGCATCACCCGGATCTACGCGGGGACCAGCGAGGTCATGAAGGTCATCGTCGCCAAGTCACTTGGCCTGTGA
- a CDS encoding thiolase family protein, with translation MREAVIVEAVRTPVGKRNGALAGMHPGDLSAHVLNALVARTGIDPAAVEDVVWGCVSQVGDQSGNIGRYALLAAGWPESVPATTVNRACGSSQQALDFAAQAVLSGQYEMVVAGGVETMSRVPLGAARTGGVPYAPSVLARYDNFSFNQGVSAEKIAQKWGFSRTRLDAFASLSHELAAAAQDSGAFDTQLAPVGADGSKTPALRTDEGVRRGTSPQTLAGLKPVFQEDGVIHAGNSSQISDGAAALLVTTPQKTRELGLTPLVRYRAGAVAGADPVLMLTGPIPATEKVLRKAGLTLDDIGVYEVNEAFASVPLAWLAETGADPARMNPLGGAIALGHPLGASGAVLMTRMIHHMRAREIRYGLQTMCEGGGTANATVVELVH, from the coding sequence ATGCGTGAAGCCGTCATCGTGGAAGCGGTCCGCACCCCCGTCGGCAAACGGAACGGCGCCCTGGCCGGGATGCACCCCGGCGACCTGTCGGCCCATGTGCTCAACGCCCTCGTCGCACGCACCGGCATCGACCCGGCCGCCGTGGAGGACGTGGTGTGGGGTTGCGTGTCGCAGGTCGGCGACCAGTCGGGGAACATCGGGCGGTACGCGCTTCTTGCCGCCGGGTGGCCGGAGTCCGTTCCGGCGACGACGGTGAACCGGGCGTGCGGTTCGAGCCAGCAGGCCCTCGACTTCGCCGCTCAGGCCGTGCTGTCGGGCCAGTACGAGATGGTGGTGGCGGGCGGAGTGGAAACGATGAGCCGGGTACCGCTCGGCGCGGCGAGGACGGGCGGTGTTCCGTACGCACCCAGTGTCCTGGCCCGCTACGACAACTTCTCGTTCAATCAAGGAGTCTCCGCCGAGAAGATCGCGCAGAAGTGGGGATTCTCGCGGACCCGACTCGACGCGTTCGCCTCTCTGTCGCACGAGTTGGCGGCAGCGGCTCAGGACTCGGGGGCGTTCGACACTCAGCTCGCCCCCGTGGGCGCGGACGGCTCGAAGACGCCCGCGCTGCGGACCGACGAGGGTGTACGGCGGGGCACCAGCCCCCAGACGCTCGCGGGCCTCAAGCCCGTCTTCCAGGAGGACGGCGTCATCCATGCCGGCAACTCCTCCCAGATCTCCGACGGCGCGGCGGCCCTCCTGGTCACCACCCCGCAGAAGACCCGCGAGCTCGGGCTGACCCCGCTGGTCCGCTACCGTGCCGGCGCGGTCGCCGGAGCCGACCCGGTACTGATGCTGACCGGCCCGATCCCCGCGACCGAGAAGGTGCTGCGCAAGGCCGGACTCACGCTCGACGACATCGGGGTCTACGAGGTCAACGAGGCTTTCGCGTCCGTGCCGTTGGCGTGGCTCGCGGAGACCGGCGCCGATCCGGCCCGGATGAATCCGCTCGGCGGCGCGATCGCACTCGGCCATCCGCTGGGCGCCTCCGGAGCCGTCCTGATGACCCGGATGATCCACCACATGCGGGCCCGCGAGATCCGTTACGGCCTGCAGACCATGTGCGAGGGCGGCGGCACGGCCAACGCCACCGTCGTCGAACTCGTCCACTGA
- a CDS encoding acyl-CoA dehydrogenase family protein, translating to MTDHDVPLDFGDPADLDMLRRELRAWLTEHPLPRRRNGEPMAEFLHRWHRQLHSGGWVGLDVPERYGGRGLTALHQVAVSDELGACRAPGVPRIGYLAHALLEFCSEDQRARLLPRMLSGDDVWCQGFSEPGAGSDLAGMSTYARRSPDGGHYLINGQKLWTSYAQYSDYCLLLARTDRAAPAHSSITAFALPLNRAGVTVRPLRAANGDDEFCELFLDDVRVAVDERIGAEGDGWPLAMTTVNYERNALDTGHLSKYGLLLERLRRQLREHPDALPDGLVSAVGRCVVDYQVLVAHTRRRTAERLAGRPAGPESSVDKLLMTRAEQRLYETALAVLPEELHRDGGAVYGEYLYSRAASVYGGTSQIQRNIIAKRLLHLPSAS from the coding sequence GTGACCGACCATGACGTCCCGCTGGATTTCGGTGATCCCGCCGACCTGGACATGCTGCGCCGCGAGCTGCGGGCCTGGCTCACGGAGCACCCGCTCCCGCGCCGGCGGAACGGCGAACCCATGGCCGAGTTCCTGCACCGGTGGCACCGGCAGCTCCACTCGGGCGGCTGGGTCGGTCTCGATGTCCCCGAGCGCTACGGCGGCCGCGGCCTCACCGCGCTCCACCAGGTGGCGGTCAGTGACGAACTCGGCGCATGCCGCGCGCCCGGCGTGCCCAGGATCGGCTATCTCGCCCACGCGCTGCTGGAGTTCTGCTCGGAGGACCAGCGAGCCCGGCTGCTGCCCCGCATGCTGTCCGGCGACGACGTGTGGTGCCAGGGCTTCAGCGAGCCCGGCGCGGGATCGGACCTGGCGGGCATGAGCACGTATGCGCGGCGGAGCCCGGACGGCGGACACTATCTCATCAACGGCCAGAAGCTGTGGACGAGTTACGCCCAGTACTCCGACTACTGTCTCCTCCTCGCCCGCACCGACCGTGCCGCGCCCGCGCACTCCTCGATCACGGCGTTCGCCCTGCCGCTGAACCGAGCCGGCGTGACCGTGCGGCCGCTCCGCGCGGCCAATGGGGACGACGAGTTCTGCGAGCTGTTCCTCGACGACGTCCGAGTGGCCGTGGACGAGCGCATCGGCGCGGAGGGCGATGGCTGGCCGCTGGCCATGACCACCGTCAACTACGAGCGCAACGCCCTCGACACCGGCCATCTGTCCAAGTACGGGCTGCTGTTGGAGCGGCTGCGCCGACAACTGCGCGAGCACCCTGACGCGTTGCCGGACGGGCTGGTGTCAGCCGTCGGGCGGTGTGTCGTCGACTACCAGGTGCTCGTCGCGCACACACGCCGCCGCACGGCCGAACGCCTCGCCGGGCGGCCCGCGGGCCCCGAGTCGTCGGTCGACAAGCTGCTGATGACGCGTGCCGAGCAGCGGCTGTACGAGACGGCGCTCGCGGTCCTGCCGGAGGAGCTCCACCGGGACGGCGGGGCGGTGTACGGCGAATACCTCTACTCCCGGGCCGCGTCGGTGTACGGCGGCACGTCGCAGATCCAGCGCAACATCATCGCCAAGCGTCTCCTGCACCTGCCGTCGGCGTCCTGA
- a CDS encoding FadD3 family acyl-CoA ligase, whose amino-acid sequence MRYDQEYLSIPNAIRRAAERFDDAPAVVDGKVRWSFGELERQMTRAVRAALALGIGPGDRVGICAPNSAEWIAAALGVQGAGGIVVPLNTRFKAAELAYILRKSGAKALFASPFLGTDYVAELRKHDPELPALRTSVSILGPRGEADLAWPDFLAHGAAVTEGAAHASIDRVTPQDVSDVMFTSGTTGHPKGVILTHEQSLRAYGWMAREYTFRPSDTFLVIPPFFHCFGYKAGWLASFLHGVTVIPMPVFDAGRALEIIDREKVSILLGPPTIFQDLIDLPSRSHYDTSSLRVSMTGGTTIPEQLIHAMKDELSFDIVMSAYGLTESTALATTTRLGDGPETVARTTGRPVPDVEVRIVDGQERVLPPGEAGEIQVHGYNVTRGYWEEPEATAAAISADGWLRTGDVGVLDADGNLSVVDRKKDMYIVGGFNAYPAEIERLLLGCPSVAEAAVIGVPEERLGEVGCAYVVPRPDQQASEADIVAWSRANMANFKVPRHVRIVDELPRNASRKVLKDELRAWFREGV is encoded by the coding sequence TTGCGATACGACCAGGAATACCTCAGCATCCCGAACGCCATACGGCGCGCGGCCGAGCGCTTCGACGACGCACCGGCCGTCGTCGACGGCAAGGTCCGCTGGAGCTTCGGCGAGTTGGAGCGGCAGATGACGCGGGCCGTCCGAGCCGCGCTCGCGCTCGGCATCGGGCCCGGCGACCGGGTGGGAATCTGCGCCCCCAACTCGGCGGAGTGGATCGCCGCCGCCCTGGGCGTGCAGGGGGCGGGCGGCATCGTCGTCCCGCTCAACACGCGCTTCAAGGCCGCCGAACTCGCGTACATCCTGCGGAAGTCAGGTGCGAAGGCCCTGTTCGCATCGCCGTTCCTCGGCACGGACTACGTCGCTGAACTGCGCAAGCACGATCCGGAGTTGCCCGCCCTTCGCACGAGCGTCTCGATCCTGGGACCCCGTGGCGAGGCCGATCTGGCGTGGCCGGACTTCCTGGCCCACGGTGCGGCCGTCACCGAAGGCGCGGCGCACGCATCGATCGACAGGGTGACGCCGCAGGACGTGTCCGACGTGATGTTCACTTCCGGGACCACGGGCCATCCCAAGGGGGTGATCCTCACCCACGAGCAGTCGTTGCGCGCGTACGGCTGGATGGCTCGGGAGTACACCTTCCGCCCGTCGGACACCTTCCTCGTCATCCCGCCGTTCTTCCACTGCTTCGGCTACAAAGCGGGCTGGCTGGCGTCCTTCCTGCATGGGGTGACCGTCATTCCCATGCCGGTCTTCGACGCGGGCCGGGCCCTGGAGATCATCGACCGGGAGAAGGTCAGCATCCTGCTCGGACCGCCCACCATCTTCCAGGACCTGATCGATCTGCCGAGCCGCTCCCACTACGACACCTCGTCGCTGCGCGTGTCCATGACCGGTGGGACCACGATCCCGGAGCAGCTCATCCACGCCATGAAGGACGAGTTGTCGTTCGACATCGTGATGAGCGCGTACGGACTGACCGAGTCGACGGCCCTGGCGACCACCACCCGGCTCGGCGACGGGCCCGAGACCGTGGCCCGCACCACCGGCCGCCCGGTTCCCGACGTGGAGGTTCGCATCGTCGACGGCCAGGAACGCGTCCTGCCTCCCGGGGAGGCGGGCGAGATCCAGGTGCATGGCTACAACGTCACCCGCGGCTACTGGGAAGAACCAGAGGCCACGGCCGCCGCGATCAGTGCGGACGGCTGGCTGCGCACCGGCGATGTAGGAGTGCTCGACGCCGACGGCAACCTGTCGGTCGTCGACCGCAAGAAGGACATGTACATCGTCGGCGGGTTCAACGCCTACCCGGCGGAGATCGAACGACTGCTCCTGGGCTGTCCGTCGGTCGCCGAGGCCGCAGTGATCGGCGTGCCCGAAGAACGGCTCGGCGAGGTCGGCTGCGCCTACGTGGTCCCGCGGCCGGATCAACAGGCCTCCGAGGCGGACATCGTCGCCTGGTCTCGCGCGAACATGGCCAACTTCAAGGTGCCGCGCCACGTCCGCATCGTCGACGAGCTGCCGCGCAACGCGAGCCGCAAGGTGCTCAAGGACGAGCTGCGGGCGTGGTTCAGGGAGGGCGTGTGA